One region of Mesobacillus boroniphilus genomic DNA includes:
- the resA gene encoding thiol-disulfide oxidoreductase ResA, whose protein sequence is MKKKRLVTRTIILAIMALAVGYTLYANMNKDKNQKIEIGKPAPDFVLVDMEGNKHRLSEYKGQGVFLNFWATWCKPCEREMPYIENQYQQFKDKGVQVLAVNSSESKLVINKFVERKGLNFPVMIDDGQVQAAYGINPLPITFLIDKEGNVVKSHTGELNEETVRDFMEQIKP, encoded by the coding sequence ATGAAAAAGAAACGTCTGGTAACCCGGACTATTATTCTTGCCATAATGGCTTTGGCAGTTGGATATACGCTGTATGCCAACATGAATAAGGATAAAAACCAGAAGATAGAAATTGGAAAACCGGCCCCTGATTTTGTCCTTGTCGATATGGAGGGCAACAAGCACCGGCTTTCTGAATACAAAGGGCAAGGTGTTTTCCTGAACTTTTGGGCGACATGGTGCAAGCCATGCGAGAGAGAAATGCCTTATATTGAAAATCAGTACCAGCAGTTCAAGGATAAAGGTGTACAGGTTCTTGCAGTTAACTCAAGTGAATCAAAACTTGTTATAAATAAGTTTGTCGAACGCAAGGGGTTGAATTTCCCTGTTATGATTGATGATGGACAAGTCCAGGCAGCATATGGTATTAACCCGCTGCCAATCACTTTTTTGATAGATAAAGAAGGGAATGTGGTTAAGAGCCATACCGGGGAATTAAATGAAGAAACAGTCCGTGATTTCATGGAACAGATAAAACCTTAA
- the rluB gene encoding 23S rRNA pseudouridine(2605) synthase RluB, with translation MERLQKVIAHAGIASRRKAEEMILEGRVKVNGSVVKELGRKVTSSDRVEVDGVQIEGEEPVYFLFYKPRGVISSVQDDKGRKVVTDFFQTIQQRIYPVGRLDYDTSGLLLLTNDGEFANLLMHPSNEIDKVYVAKVKGIPSKEKLTSLARGVMLEDGKTAPARTKLLSVDKKKDTAIVEITIHEGRNRQVRRMFDAIGHPVLKLKREKYGFLTLNGLRTGEIRELTHHEVKQLRVLAMKKS, from the coding sequence ATGGAAAGACTGCAAAAAGTTATAGCTCATGCAGGAATAGCATCGAGAAGAAAAGCCGAGGAAATGATCCTCGAAGGAAGAGTCAAGGTAAATGGAAGTGTTGTCAAAGAACTTGGCCGCAAGGTGACCTCATCCGACAGAGTCGAAGTGGATGGAGTTCAGATTGAAGGGGAAGAACCGGTATATTTCTTGTTCTATAAACCCCGAGGTGTTATTTCAAGTGTACAGGATGATAAGGGGCGCAAAGTGGTTACGGACTTTTTCCAGACAATTCAACAGCGCATCTATCCTGTAGGGCGGCTTGATTATGATACATCTGGTCTGCTTTTGCTGACGAACGATGGAGAATTCGCAAACTTGCTCATGCATCCAAGCAATGAAATTGATAAGGTGTATGTGGCAAAGGTAAAAGGAATCCCTTCAAAGGAAAAGCTGACTAGCCTGGCTCGAGGCGTCATGCTCGAAGATGGAAAAACTGCACCTGCTAGAACCAAATTGCTGAGTGTCGATAAAAAGAAGGACACGGCAATTGTCGAAATCACGATCCATGAGGGACGGAATAGACAGGTCAGAAGAATGTTCGACGCAATTGGGCACCCTGTATTGAAACTGAAAAGGGAAAAGTACGGATTTCTGACGCTGAATGGATTAAGGACTGGGGAAATCAGGGAGCTTACACATCACGAGGTTAAACAGCTCCGTGTACTTGCAATGAAAAAATCGTAG
- a CDS encoding spore maturation protein, translated as MEIVSAISLWFIPVMIAFILIYGTYKKVPTYESFVEGGKEGIKMAVSIMPFLVGMMVAIAVFRASGALDVMVDWLRPGLEMVGIPAEIVPLALIRPISGTAALGITSDLIGVHGPDSFIGTLAATLQGSTDTTFYVLTVYFGAVGIKKMGDALKVGLLADAVAIITAIIVVTFMF; from the coding sequence ATGGAAATTGTATCTGCCATATCACTATGGTTCATTCCTGTCATGATTGCCTTTATCCTGATTTATGGTACCTATAAAAAAGTCCCCACATATGAAAGTTTTGTAGAAGGCGGTAAGGAAGGAATCAAAATGGCCGTTTCGATCATGCCATTTCTGGTAGGGATGATGGTAGCCATTGCGGTTTTTCGGGCATCGGGTGCACTTGACGTCATGGTGGACTGGCTCCGTCCCGGTTTGGAGATGGTAGGGATCCCTGCTGAAATTGTCCCTCTAGCGCTGATCAGGCCAATCTCAGGGACAGCCGCGCTCGGAATTACGAGTGACCTAATTGGGGTACACGGGCCTGACTCTTTTATTGGTACACTCGCTGCCACACTTCAAGGAAGCACCGACACAACGTTTTATGTGCTTACCGTATATTTCGGCGCTGTCGGGATTAAAAAAATGGGAGACGCACTCAAAGTCGGACTTCTTGCCGATGCAGTAGCCATCATTACGGCAATAATCGTCGTTACATTCATGTTCTGA